Proteins encoded together in one Penaeus vannamei isolate JL-2024 chromosome 41, ASM4276789v1, whole genome shotgun sequence window:
- the LeuRS-m gene encoding probable leucine--tRNA ligase, mitochondrial isoform X2, with protein sequence MVNVCRMARYLLRTRPIFSLSQRCIFSKTGVWPPMDQELTIDVKREAESYWKNVYTSRNQVQDSERRMGQRKGKKYVLAMFPYPSGKLHMGHVRVYTISDAMARFYQLQGYEVLHPMGWDAFGLPAENAAIERNEMPDKWTYSNIPQMKEQLLDLGCKFNWERELATCDPEYYRWTQYIFLLLFREGLAYQEEALVNWDPIDQTVLADEQVDSNGCSWRSGAKVERRFLKQWFIKTTRFAKSLLDGLSDPVLEDWRDIIKVQKHWIGDCNGYRIEMEVVDSDSSNDGGKEVAGGSSSATKLDLWMPEPELLHGVSFVGLRPGHKLDTETNIKEEINKIRVLNVRAVCPVSNRKIPVIVSSRLPFAGDAECYVGMPFKSEKDQAIARTCGFEIVNVKENDLMMNSGLLDGHSPTEARQLITDELLRLGAGGFETSAKLRDWLISRQRYWGTPIPIIHCPSCGVVPVPEEQLPVVLPKITKFPKKGISPLKEATEWIHCSCPKCGGPAERETDTMDTFVDSSWYFLRFLDPHNTEKPFSHNAQRDNMPVDLYVGGKEHAVLHMFYARFIQHFLASLGLATHKEPFKRLVTQGMVMGETYRVKDSGRYLTKDEVDFSVKPPVERGTGSELVVTYEKMSKSKHNGIDPKDVLEEYGTDTTRLLMLANFAPSSQRNWSKDTFPGILNWQNRLWLTVSEFIHMRQDKELQADAPLSMEEIQEHKDFLFENRNFYLRGATYNFLYTNQLSVAISYMQGLTVSLRKIPKEMMLTEEFEKSLAAQIIMLSPITPHLASELWAGFCSVATSPCTRKDVPLLEQRWPEIDSEFGLPLFCRIPGKDPCIVKVPRSILDSMTVDTATAHALANEEVQNCMVGKQLIRTHLQIQPGIGGNLSFVAKALDPASSKEERKRLKEEKKRLKKERKNKKSNMQGL encoded by the exons ATGGTTAATGTGTGCAGAATGGCGAGGTATTTGTTAAGAACGAGACCGATTTTCAGCCTGAGCCAGCGATGTATATTCAGCAAGACTGGGGTTTGGCCTCCTATG GACCAAGAATTGACCATAGAtgtaaagagagaagcagagtccTACTGGAAAAATGTTTATACAAGCAGGAACCAAGTACAGGATTCAGAGAGAAG AATGGGACAGCGAAAGGGAAAAAAGTACGTTCTGGCCATGTTCCCTTATCCCTCTGGCAAGCTCCACATGGGCCACGTCAGGGTGTACACCATCAGCGACGCCATGGCCAGGTTTTATCAGTTGCAGGGCTATGAG GTCCTGCACCCTATGGGCTGGGACGCCTTTGGCCTCCCGGCAGAAAATGCAGCCATCGAACGCAACGAAATGCCCGACAAGTGGACCTACAGCAACATACCCCAAATGAAGGAACAGCTGCTCGACCTTGGCTGCAAATTCAACTGGGAGCGCGAACTGGCCACCTGCGACCCTGAATATTATAGATGGACACAGtatatcttcctcctcttgttccgaGAAGGGTTGGCGTATCAGGAAGAG gCCCTAGTCAACTGGGATCCAATAGACCAGACAGTGCTAGCGGACGAACAGGTTGACAGCAACGGTTGCTCGTGGAGATCTGGGGCCAAGGTTGAGAGGCGGTTCCTCAAGCAGTGGTTCATTAAGACAACCAG ATTTGCCAAGTCACTTCTAGACGGCCTTTCAGACCCAGTGCTTGAGGATTGGCGTGACATCATCAAGGTACAAAAACACTGGATTGGAGATTGCAATGGCTACAGGATTGAGATGGAAGTAGTGGACAGTGACAGCAGCAATGATGGTGGGAAGGAAGTAGCAGGTGGCAGCTCCTCGGCCACAAAATTAGACCTGTGGATGCCTGAGCCAGAACTTCTGCATGGGGTGAGTTTCGTAGGATTGAGGCCAGGGCACAAGCTCGATACGGAGACCAACATAAAGGAGGAGATCAATAAGATTCGGGTGCTGAACGTGAGGGCTGTTTGTCCCGTCAGCAATAGGAAAATCCCAGTCATCGTAAGCAGTCGGTTACCATTTGCAGGCGATGCAGAATGCTATGTGGGTATGCCATTTAAGAGTGAGAAGGACCAAGCCATAGCAAGGACTTGTGGATTTGAAATAGTAAATGTTAAGGAAAATGATTTGATGATGAATTCAGGTCTTCTTGATGGCCATAGCCCTACAGAAGCCAGGCAGTTGATCACAGACGAGCTCTTGAGACTAGGGGCTGGAGGGTTTGAAACGAGTGCCAAGTTACGAGACTGGTTGATATCGAGGCAGCGTTATTGGGGTACTCCAATCCCTATAATCCACTGCCCAAGTTGTGGGGTTGTTCCAGTCCCTGAGGAGCAGCTGCCAGTTGTCCTGCCGAAGATCACAAAGTTCCCGAAGAAGGGGATTTCCCCACTCAAGGAAGCAACAGAATGGATACACTGCAGTTGTCCCAA ATGTGGAGGacctgcagagagagagacagatacaatgGACACGTTTGTTGATTCCTCATGGTACTTCTTGAGGTTCCTGGATCCTCACAATACAGAGAAACCCTTTAGTCACAATGCCCAAAGAGATAACATGCCTGTTGATTTGTACGTCGGTGGGAAAGAGCATG CTGTGTTGCACATGTTCTACGCACGTTTCATACAGCACTTCTTAGCAAGCCTGGGATTGGCGACCCACAAGGAACCCTTCAAAAGATTGGTCACCCAGGGCATGGTCATGGGTGAGACCTATAGGGTAAAGGACTCGGGCAGGTACCTCACCAAGGACGAAGTGGATTTCTCTG TCAAACCTCCAGTGGAACGTGGAACGGGAAGCGAACTCGTTGTGACGTATGAGAAGATGAGCAAAAGCAAGCACAACGGAATTGACCCAAAG GACGTGTTGGAAGAATATGGCACTGACACCACTAGGCTGTTGATGTTGGCAAACTTTGCTCCATCGTCTCAGAGGAACTGGTCCAAAGATA CATTCCCGGGTATACTGAACTGGCAGAACCGCCTATGGCTCACAGTCTCAGAATTCATCCACATGCGGCAGGATAAGGAACTTCAGGCAGATGCTCCTTTGAG CATGGAGGAGATTCAGGAGCACAAGGACTTCCTTTTCGAAAATCGGAACTTCTACCTGAGAGGAGCAACGTACAATTTCTTATATACGAACCAGCTGAGTGTCGCCATCTCTTATATGCAGGGACTAACTGTAAGCTTGAGG AAAATACCAAAAGAAATGATGCTGACGGAGGAATTTGAAAAATCATTAGCTGCGCAGATTATAATGCTGTCACCCATAACCCCTCACTTAGCGAGCGAATTGTGGGCGGGTTTCTGCAGCGTTGCAACCTCTCCATGCacaaggaag GATGTACCCTTATTGGAGCAACGGTGGCCGGAGATCGACTCGGAATTCGGATTGCCTCTCTTCTGTAGG ATCCCAGGGAAGGATCCCTGCATCGTCAAAGTGCCCCGCAGCATCTTGGACAGTATGACCGTTGACACAGCCACAGCCCATGCTCTGGCCAACGAGGAGGTCCAGAATTGCATGGTTGGGAAGCAGTTGATCAGGACGCACCTACAGATCCAGCCTGGCATCGGGGGGAACTTATCCTTCGTGGCCAAGGCATTGGACCCAGCAAGcagcaaggaggagaggaagaggctgaaggaagagaagaagagattgaagaaagagaggaagaacaagaagagtaaTATGCAAGGCTTATAG
- the LeuRS-m gene encoding probable leucine--tRNA ligase, mitochondrial isoform X1, giving the protein MVNVCRMARYLLRTRPIFSLSQRCIFSKTGVWPPMDQELTIDVKREAESYWKNVYTSRNQVQDSERSRMGQRKGKKYVLAMFPYPSGKLHMGHVRVYTISDAMARFYQLQGYEVLHPMGWDAFGLPAENAAIERNEMPDKWTYSNIPQMKEQLLDLGCKFNWERELATCDPEYYRWTQYIFLLLFREGLAYQEEALVNWDPIDQTVLADEQVDSNGCSWRSGAKVERRFLKQWFIKTTRFAKSLLDGLSDPVLEDWRDIIKVQKHWIGDCNGYRIEMEVVDSDSSNDGGKEVAGGSSSATKLDLWMPEPELLHGVSFVGLRPGHKLDTETNIKEEINKIRVLNVRAVCPVSNRKIPVIVSSRLPFAGDAECYVGMPFKSEKDQAIARTCGFEIVNVKENDLMMNSGLLDGHSPTEARQLITDELLRLGAGGFETSAKLRDWLISRQRYWGTPIPIIHCPSCGVVPVPEEQLPVVLPKITKFPKKGISPLKEATEWIHCSCPKCGGPAERETDTMDTFVDSSWYFLRFLDPHNTEKPFSHNAQRDNMPVDLYVGGKEHAVLHMFYARFIQHFLASLGLATHKEPFKRLVTQGMVMGETYRVKDSGRYLTKDEVDFSVKPPVERGTGSELVVTYEKMSKSKHNGIDPKDVLEEYGTDTTRLLMLANFAPSSQRNWSKDTFPGILNWQNRLWLTVSEFIHMRQDKELQADAPLSMEEIQEHKDFLFENRNFYLRGATYNFLYTNQLSVAISYMQGLTVSLRKIPKEMMLTEEFEKSLAAQIIMLSPITPHLASELWAGFCSVATSPCTRKDVPLLEQRWPEIDSEFGLPLFCRIPGKDPCIVKVPRSILDSMTVDTATAHALANEEVQNCMVGKQLIRTHLQIQPGIGGNLSFVAKALDPASSKEERKRLKEEKKRLKKERKNKKSNMQGL; this is encoded by the exons ATGGTTAATGTGTGCAGAATGGCGAGGTATTTGTTAAGAACGAGACCGATTTTCAGCCTGAGCCAGCGATGTATATTCAGCAAGACTGGGGTTTGGCCTCCTATG GACCAAGAATTGACCATAGAtgtaaagagagaagcagagtccTACTGGAAAAATGTTTATACAAGCAGGAACCAAGTACAGGATTCAGAGAGAAG CAGAATGGGACAGCGAAAGGGAAAAAAGTACGTTCTGGCCATGTTCCCTTATCCCTCTGGCAAGCTCCACATGGGCCACGTCAGGGTGTACACCATCAGCGACGCCATGGCCAGGTTTTATCAGTTGCAGGGCTATGAG GTCCTGCACCCTATGGGCTGGGACGCCTTTGGCCTCCCGGCAGAAAATGCAGCCATCGAACGCAACGAAATGCCCGACAAGTGGACCTACAGCAACATACCCCAAATGAAGGAACAGCTGCTCGACCTTGGCTGCAAATTCAACTGGGAGCGCGAACTGGCCACCTGCGACCCTGAATATTATAGATGGACACAGtatatcttcctcctcttgttccgaGAAGGGTTGGCGTATCAGGAAGAG gCCCTAGTCAACTGGGATCCAATAGACCAGACAGTGCTAGCGGACGAACAGGTTGACAGCAACGGTTGCTCGTGGAGATCTGGGGCCAAGGTTGAGAGGCGGTTCCTCAAGCAGTGGTTCATTAAGACAACCAG ATTTGCCAAGTCACTTCTAGACGGCCTTTCAGACCCAGTGCTTGAGGATTGGCGTGACATCATCAAGGTACAAAAACACTGGATTGGAGATTGCAATGGCTACAGGATTGAGATGGAAGTAGTGGACAGTGACAGCAGCAATGATGGTGGGAAGGAAGTAGCAGGTGGCAGCTCCTCGGCCACAAAATTAGACCTGTGGATGCCTGAGCCAGAACTTCTGCATGGGGTGAGTTTCGTAGGATTGAGGCCAGGGCACAAGCTCGATACGGAGACCAACATAAAGGAGGAGATCAATAAGATTCGGGTGCTGAACGTGAGGGCTGTTTGTCCCGTCAGCAATAGGAAAATCCCAGTCATCGTAAGCAGTCGGTTACCATTTGCAGGCGATGCAGAATGCTATGTGGGTATGCCATTTAAGAGTGAGAAGGACCAAGCCATAGCAAGGACTTGTGGATTTGAAATAGTAAATGTTAAGGAAAATGATTTGATGATGAATTCAGGTCTTCTTGATGGCCATAGCCCTACAGAAGCCAGGCAGTTGATCACAGACGAGCTCTTGAGACTAGGGGCTGGAGGGTTTGAAACGAGTGCCAAGTTACGAGACTGGTTGATATCGAGGCAGCGTTATTGGGGTACTCCAATCCCTATAATCCACTGCCCAAGTTGTGGGGTTGTTCCAGTCCCTGAGGAGCAGCTGCCAGTTGTCCTGCCGAAGATCACAAAGTTCCCGAAGAAGGGGATTTCCCCACTCAAGGAAGCAACAGAATGGATACACTGCAGTTGTCCCAA ATGTGGAGGacctgcagagagagagacagatacaatgGACACGTTTGTTGATTCCTCATGGTACTTCTTGAGGTTCCTGGATCCTCACAATACAGAGAAACCCTTTAGTCACAATGCCCAAAGAGATAACATGCCTGTTGATTTGTACGTCGGTGGGAAAGAGCATG CTGTGTTGCACATGTTCTACGCACGTTTCATACAGCACTTCTTAGCAAGCCTGGGATTGGCGACCCACAAGGAACCCTTCAAAAGATTGGTCACCCAGGGCATGGTCATGGGTGAGACCTATAGGGTAAAGGACTCGGGCAGGTACCTCACCAAGGACGAAGTGGATTTCTCTG TCAAACCTCCAGTGGAACGTGGAACGGGAAGCGAACTCGTTGTGACGTATGAGAAGATGAGCAAAAGCAAGCACAACGGAATTGACCCAAAG GACGTGTTGGAAGAATATGGCACTGACACCACTAGGCTGTTGATGTTGGCAAACTTTGCTCCATCGTCTCAGAGGAACTGGTCCAAAGATA CATTCCCGGGTATACTGAACTGGCAGAACCGCCTATGGCTCACAGTCTCAGAATTCATCCACATGCGGCAGGATAAGGAACTTCAGGCAGATGCTCCTTTGAG CATGGAGGAGATTCAGGAGCACAAGGACTTCCTTTTCGAAAATCGGAACTTCTACCTGAGAGGAGCAACGTACAATTTCTTATATACGAACCAGCTGAGTGTCGCCATCTCTTATATGCAGGGACTAACTGTAAGCTTGAGG AAAATACCAAAAGAAATGATGCTGACGGAGGAATTTGAAAAATCATTAGCTGCGCAGATTATAATGCTGTCACCCATAACCCCTCACTTAGCGAGCGAATTGTGGGCGGGTTTCTGCAGCGTTGCAACCTCTCCATGCacaaggaag GATGTACCCTTATTGGAGCAACGGTGGCCGGAGATCGACTCGGAATTCGGATTGCCTCTCTTCTGTAGG ATCCCAGGGAAGGATCCCTGCATCGTCAAAGTGCCCCGCAGCATCTTGGACAGTATGACCGTTGACACAGCCACAGCCCATGCTCTGGCCAACGAGGAGGTCCAGAATTGCATGGTTGGGAAGCAGTTGATCAGGACGCACCTACAGATCCAGCCTGGCATCGGGGGGAACTTATCCTTCGTGGCCAAGGCATTGGACCCAGCAAGcagcaaggaggagaggaagaggctgaaggaagagaagaagagattgaagaaagagaggaagaacaagaagagtaaTATGCAAGGCTTATAG